The following is a genomic window from Opitutus sp. GAS368.
CATGTTCGAGCCGCGCACGCTGCCGGAGCGCTTTTTTGCCAAATACCCGACGCTCCGCGGCGCCCGGGTCGACCATCCGTTCCGCTCCCGCCTGCCGCGCTACACCCTGGCGCAGGACCACCCGATCGTGCAGCGCCACTACCGCGAGTGCCTGCAGAAGCTGATGCGTTCGGTGCCGGACCTCAGTTACATGTCGGTCTGGACGAATGACAGCGGCTCGGGCTTCGAGCACACCTCGTCGCTCTACGTCGGCCGCAACGGCGGCCCCTACATGATCCGCGAGTGGCGCAACCACGACAAGATTGCCCAGGCCGCCGGCGAGAGCATCGTCCGCTATCTCAAAAACCTCCAGTCGGCCGCCGCGACGATCAATCCCGACTTCGACGTGATCCTCCGCCTTGAGCCTTTCAAGGTCGAGCAGGACCACATCAAGGCCGGCATGGGCCCGCACGTCACCTGGGAAGGCCCGTCGCTCATGGTGCGCGGCTACCACGTGCCCTACTCGCACCCGAAATATCCCGAGAACCAGGCTGTCGCCGGCAGCATTTTCCACACGACGATGGACGCAGGCGAAAAGGAGGCGCTCGCCGCCTCCCGCCAGCTCGGCGCCGAGCCCGTGCTGCACTACTCCGCCTCGAGCGTGATGAACCACGAGCCGCTGCTCGGCCTGCCGTTCCCGCGTTCGATCCATCAGAAACTCGCGGCGGTGCGCGACACCGGCGTCGCCCGCATCAGTGCCCTCGGCGGCCTGACCAACACCGGCCGGGCCCCCTACTGGCCCAACCCGGTCGCCCTCCGCGCCGCGCAGTTCTTTCCGCATAAATCCATCGAGACCGTCCTCACCGAGTTCGCCACTTCCCTGGTCGGCAGCGCCCAGGCCGCCGAGCTCTCCCACGCCTGGCGGGAATTCGAGGAAGCGCTGATGTATCAGCCGCTCGTCGGCCTCTACTGCGCCTTCGGCTTCTGCTGGCAGCGCACCTGGGACCGCCCCTTCGTCCCCGACCCCGAAGCCGTGCCCGCCGCCGAGCGCGAATACTACGAGCGCCACGGCTGCTTCCAGCACAACAATCCGGGGCTCATCGATCTCGGCAAGGATGTGCTCTTCGATCTCATCACCCAGCAGTCCGGCGCGAAGATGGCCGCCGACATGGACCAGAACGTCCTCACCCGCCTCCGCCCGCTCATTGCCCGGCTCGATGCCACGGCCAAATCCTCGGGCGGCCAGGCCGCCGTCGTGTTCGCCGACCTGCGTGACCGCGTCCGCGCCTACCTGCACTGGGTCTCCTCCCTCCGCAGCGTCTGCGCCTGGTGCGAAAACGTCTACGGCTACCTCGCCGCCCAGGACGACGCGACCAAGGCAACCTTCGAGAAAAGCCTTCAGGCCGCCATCGACTTCGAACTCGGGAACATCCGCGGTCTCATCGAGCTGCTGGAGACGACCCAGTCCGAGGTGCTCGTGCTCTCCGGCGTCGCCGAGAACACCTACTTCTACGGCGAGAATCTCGTTGAGCACCTGAAGACGAAGCTGCGTCTGACGGAGAAATACCGGCACCGCCAGCCGCGCATCGACCAGGACATCTTCTGGCGCCCGATCCCCGGCACGACCTGGCCCGAAGGCTGGGCCGCGACCGCCGGCACGGTGAATGCCTGAATTGGCTGTGTGTGTGCGGACGCCGCCGCCGGGTCGGCCCGGGCTCAATGCCCGCGGACCCGGCGGCGGTAATCCGACGGCGTGATCCCGATCTCCAGCTTGAACGCCTTGGAGAAATGGAACACGTCGCAGAACCCGAGCGTGTCCGCGATCTGCTTCAGCGAGGAGTCGCCGTGGTAGATCGCCGCGCAGGCCCACTCGAGCCGGCGCCGCTTCTGGTAGCGCCCGGGCGACTCATGCGTGAGCTCCACGAAGCGCTTGCGGAAATTCTCGTAGTTCAGCCCGACCTGCAGCGCGACTTCCTGTGGCGTCAGCCAGCCGGCCGCGCTCCGGTCGCCCAGCAGCCGCAGGCTGTTTTCCAGCCAGGCGTCCCGGCCCGCCTGCCGGGTGCTCTCCGCATCCGCGGCCACCATGTCGGTCAGTACGTGGAGCAGGCGGCCCAGCGCGCGCAACGGCGCCCCCGCCGTGTGCAGCGGCTCGCTCTTCGTCACCTCATGCAGGCGCCGCCGCCAGTAGTCCATCGAACCGAGCCGCAGCACCGGGTGCTCCGGCGAAAGCAGGCCCTGCGCCCGCCACAGCTGGAACTGCGGCCCGTCGAACACGAAGTAGATCTGCGTCCATTCGCCGCCCGGCAGCGGCCCGTAGGCATGCGCGATCTCCGGGAACACCAGCACCACGTCGCCCGGGCCCAGCTCGAGCTTGGTGCCGCGCGCATCCCGGTAGTAGCCCTGGCCCTCCACCATCAGCACCAGGGTGAAGCGTCTCAAAATCCGCATGCCCGTGGGGTCGATGCCCTG
Proteins encoded in this region:
- a CDS encoding AraC family transcriptional regulator, with translation MPPHPKYRSEPWLQSPLRTPVGEIELAGLLRNAQGIDPTGMRILRRFTLVLMVEGQGYYRDARGTKLELGPGDVVLVFPEIAHAYGPLPGGEWTQIYFVFDGPQFQLWRAQGLLSPEHPVLRLGSMDYWRRRLHEVTKSEPLHTAGAPLRALGRLLHVLTDMVAADAESTRQAGRDAWLENSLRLLGDRSAAGWLTPQEVALQVGLNYENFRKRFVELTHESPGRYQKRRRLEWACAAIYHGDSSLKQIADTLGFCDVFHFSKAFKLEIGITPSDYRRRVRGH